A window of Castanea sativa cultivar Marrone di Chiusa Pesio chromosome 1, ASM4071231v1 contains these coding sequences:
- the LOC142631106 gene encoding uncharacterized protein LOC142631106, with protein sequence MSCGLEELPSVLWAYRTTARTSTGETPFRLTYGTEAVIPVEIGMSSIRREVFHEEDNDDQLRINLDCLDEVRDKASDVTKKYQQKMNEYYNKRVKLRRLGIGDLVLRKVTTTTKNSAHRKLGPTWEGPYRVVHYSRQGSYHLKTLDGQKLPRPWNIEHLKKYHQQM encoded by the coding sequence atgtcttgtggcCTGGAAGAATTGCCCAgtgtcttgtgggcctacagaacgACTGCAAGAACCTCAACGGGAGAGACAcctttcaggctcacttatggcacCGAAGCTGTGATTCCCGTCGAAATAGGTATGTCCAGCATCAGGCGAGAAGTGTTCCATGAGGAGGACAACGACGACCAACTTCGAATCAATCTGGATTGCTTAGACGAAGTTAGGGATAAGGCCTCGGACGTGACGAAGAAATACCAACAGAAGATGAATGAATACTATAACAAAAGGGTCAAGCTCAGAAGACTAGGAATTGGCGACCTCGTCCTACGCAAGGTGACTACTACAACCAAAAACTCCGCCCACAGGAAGCTCGGCCCCACGTGGGAAGGGCCTTATAGGGTCGTGCACTACTCCCGACAGGGTAGCTATCATTTGAAAACCCTAGACGGACAAAAACTCCCGCGACCCTGGAACATAGAGcatttgaagaagtaccaccaacagATGTAA